In Synergistaceae bacterium, a genomic segment contains:
- the dnaK gene encoding molecular chaperone DnaK: protein MAKVVGIDLGTTNSCIAVQEGDQTTIIANAEGMRTTPSVVAFTKEGERLVGQLAKRQAIVNSDRTVISIKREMGTDHRVTIDDKKYTPQEISAMILQKMKRDAEDYLGEPVKQAVITVPAYFTDAQRQATKDAGTIAGLEVLRIINEPTAACLAYGENKQEEHKILVFDLGGGTFDVSILDVGEGVFEVLATAGDNRLGGDDWDNRIVDWMTAEFKKTEGVDLKNDRMAMQRLREAAEKAKVELSSMTETTISLPFITANQSGPKHLEMKLSRAKFEEMTADLMDRTITPSRRAIEDSGLKISEIDKILLVGGSTRMPMVQKKIIELLGKDPTKGINPDECVAAGAAIQGAILKGDHKDIVLVDVTPLSLGLETLGGVLTKIIERNTAIPVSKSQVFTTAGNNQTQVEIMVLQGERAMASDNVRLGQFVLDGIPPAPRGIPQIEVTFNIDVNGILNVSAKDKGTGKNQKITIQSSNLSKEEIERMKGDADSHADEDNKKREAAEARNEADSAIFTAEKLMSDLGDKMTADEKGKVNSRVEELKQALESGDVSRMKSAKSELDKTLQEFSTRLYQQAEGQPGRGESSSGNSSRNSSSSSSSSDDTVDAEFTEPSDGERDRL, encoded by the coding sequence ATGGCTAAAGTAGTGGGAATTGATTTGGGAACGACGAACAGTTGCATTGCTGTGCAAGAGGGTGATCAGACGACCATCATCGCCAACGCAGAGGGCATGAGAACCACGCCCTCGGTGGTGGCTTTCACCAAAGAGGGAGAGCGCCTGGTAGGGCAGCTTGCCAAACGTCAGGCTATCGTCAACTCGGACAGGACGGTCATCTCCATCAAGCGTGAAATGGGGACGGACCACCGCGTCACCATCGACGACAAGAAATATACGCCACAGGAAATTTCGGCCATGATTCTGCAAAAGATGAAACGCGACGCGGAAGATTACCTAGGCGAGCCGGTGAAGCAGGCGGTCATCACTGTCCCTGCCTACTTCACGGATGCTCAGCGTCAAGCCACGAAGGACGCGGGAACCATCGCGGGACTAGAGGTTCTGCGCATCATCAACGAGCCCACGGCTGCCTGTCTGGCCTACGGTGAAAACAAGCAAGAAGAGCACAAGATTCTGGTGTTCGATCTGGGCGGAGGAACCTTCGATGTCTCCATCCTGGACGTGGGCGAGGGCGTCTTCGAGGTGTTGGCCACGGCGGGCGATAATCGGCTGGGGGGTGACGACTGGGACAACCGCATCGTGGATTGGATGACGGCCGAGTTCAAGAAAACCGAGGGCGTGGACCTGAAAAACGACCGTATGGCAATGCAGCGCCTGCGCGAGGCGGCGGAAAAGGCCAAGGTGGAACTGTCCTCCATGACGGAAACCACTATTTCCCTGCCCTTTATCACCGCGAACCAGAGTGGTCCCAAACACTTGGAGATGAAGCTGTCTCGGGCCAAATTCGAGGAGATGACCGCCGACCTCATGGACCGCACCATCACGCCCTCCCGACGCGCCATCGAGGATTCAGGGCTTAAGATCAGTGAGATCGACAAGATTCTTTTGGTGGGCGGCTCAACCCGTATGCCTATGGTTCAGAAGAAGATCATAGAGCTGCTGGGCAAGGATCCCACCAAAGGCATCAACCCCGACGAGTGCGTAGCGGCCGGAGCCGCCATTCAAGGGGCGATTCTGAAGGGCGACCATAAAGACATCGTGTTGGTGGACGTTACGCCTCTTTCCCTAGGTCTCGAAACCCTGGGCGGCGTGTTGACCAAAATCATCGAACGCAACACGGCTATTCCTGTCTCCAAGAGTCAGGTTTTCACGACGGCGGGCAACAACCAGACCCAGGTGGAGATCATGGTTCTCCAGGGCGAGCGTGCTATGGCCAGCGACAACGTGAGATTAGGGCAGTTCGTTCTGGACGGGATACCTCCTGCGCCTCGAGGCATTCCTCAGATCGAGGTGACCTTCAACATCGACGTCAACGGCATCCTGAACGTTTCCGCCAAAGACAAGGGGACCGGCAAAAACCAGAAGATCACGATCCAGTCCTCGAACCTCTCCAAAGAGGAGATCGAGCGCATGAAGGGCGACGCGGACTCCCACGCGGACGAGGATAACAAAAAGCGCGAGGCCGCGGAAGCCCGTAACGAGGCGGACAGCGCGATCTTCACCGCCGAAAAGCTGATGTCGGACCTGGGGGACAAGATGACCGCCGATGAGAAGGGCAAAGTCAACTCTCGCGTGGAGGAACTGAAGCAGGCGTTAGAGTCGGGTGATGTGAGTCGTATGAAGAGCGCGAAATCCGAGCTGGACAAAACGCTTCAGGAGTTTT